The following proteins are encoded in a genomic region of Chryseobacterium cucumeris:
- a CDS encoding DUF1543 domain-containing protein, protein MKNELKLFYVILGATPKGRNIEQHDVFFGIAENLKDLIPDMKEFWKEAEGKIHLDCYQEVKFADGYKVKIVEKGEKTSENQLFFLNLGGYKPGFFEEFHEQHLMVGQSMGEIVKRAKATEFYQTMGFEGAVSHIDDKHGVDIDDIFNVSDILPAYMKEKYAIILQKSDEENQENPMGLGYLKIDKIQ, encoded by the coding sequence ATGAAAAATGAATTGAAATTATTTTATGTCATCCTCGGGGCAACACCCAAAGGCAGAAATATAGAGCAGCACGATGTTTTCTTCGGAATTGCGGAGAATCTGAAAGATCTGATTCCTGATATGAAAGAATTTTGGAAGGAAGCAGAAGGAAAAATTCACCTGGATTGTTACCAGGAAGTGAAATTTGCAGACGGTTACAAGGTGAAAATTGTAGAAAAGGGAGAGAAGACATCAGAAAACCAGTTGTTTTTTCTGAATCTGGGAGGTTATAAGCCAGGTTTCTTTGAAGAATTTCATGAGCAGCACTTAATGGTAGGACAGTCTATGGGAGAGATTGTGAAAAGAGCAAAAGCTACCGAATTCTATCAGACCATGGGATTTGAAGGTGCAGTAAGCCATATTGATGATAAGCATGGAGTGGATATTGATGATATTTTCAATGTGAGCGATATTCTTCCTGCGTATATGAAAGAAAAATATGCTATCATTCTTCAAAAGTCTGATGAAGAAAATCAGGAGAACCCAATGGGGTTAGGCTATTTAAAAATTGATAAAATTCAATAA
- a CDS encoding 5-(carboxyamino)imidazole ribonucleotide synthase, protein MKIGILGGGQLGRMLIQSALKYDDEFYTLDPASDAPCHNISYFTQGNFNDYETVLNFGKDKDVVTIEIEHVNADALAELEKQGIKVVPNANIIKTIQQKILQKEFYKAHDIPSPEFQVVWNSDEKIIMPLPFVQKMNTGGYDGKGVQVIKTEEDYQQLWTEPSVIESLVDIEKELSVIVARNEKGETNIFPVTEMVADPKLNLLDFNVCPVLLTEDVQNQIDSITEKFLAAVNSPGLFAIELFLDKEGKVWVNETAPRLHNSGHQSQEGNTNSQFEQMYRVVKNLPLADTDAITYSGMLNLVGAEGYSGKVVYEGMEDVLKLPETYIHLYGKTETKPGRKMGHINVLADSREELMEKLVQVKGMVRVIAE, encoded by the coding sequence ATGAAAATAGGAATTCTGGGAGGCGGACAGCTGGGAAGAATGTTGATACAAAGTGCACTGAAGTATGATGATGAGTTTTATACTCTGGATCCGGCCTCTGATGCACCATGTCATAATATCTCGTATTTTACACAGGGAAATTTCAATGACTATGAAACAGTTTTGAATTTCGGAAAAGATAAAGATGTTGTAACCATTGAAATAGAACACGTAAATGCTGATGCACTGGCAGAACTTGAAAAGCAGGGAATAAAAGTGGTTCCTAATGCCAATATCATCAAAACAATTCAGCAAAAAATCCTTCAGAAAGAATTTTATAAAGCTCATGATATTCCAAGCCCGGAATTTCAGGTAGTATGGAACAGTGATGAGAAAATCATCATGCCATTGCCGTTTGTTCAGAAGATGAATACCGGAGGCTATGATGGAAAAGGAGTACAGGTGATCAAAACGGAAGAAGACTATCAGCAACTATGGACTGAACCTTCTGTCATTGAAAGTCTTGTTGATATTGAAAAAGAACTTTCTGTCATTGTAGCAAGAAACGAAAAAGGAGAAACCAATATTTTCCCGGTAACGGAAATGGTTGCCGATCCAAAACTGAATCTATTGGATTTCAATGTATGTCCGGTTCTGCTGACGGAAGATGTTCAGAACCAGATTGATTCCATTACTGAAAAATTTCTGGCTGCAGTGAACTCTCCGGGGTTGTTTGCCATCGAATTATTCCTTGATAAAGAAGGAAAAGTATGGGTAAATGAAACTGCTCCAAGGCTTCACAATTCAGGACATCAGAGTCAGGAAGGAAATACTAATTCCCAATTTGAGCAAATGTACCGCGTGGTTAAAAATTTACCATTAGCGGATACTGACGCCATCACTTACAGCGGAATGCTGAATCTTGTAGGAGCAGAAGGATATTCCGGAAAAGTAGTCTATGAAGGAATGGAAGATGTTCTTAAGCTTCCCGAAACATACATCCACTTATACGGAAAAACTGAAACCAAGCCGGGAAGAAAAATGGGACATATCAACGTTCTTGCAGATTCCAGAGAAGAGCTTATGGAAAAGCTTGTACAGGTAAAAGGAATGGTAAGAGTAATTGCTGAGTAA
- a CDS encoding cation:proton antiporter, whose product MILLSIHNLSLPIEDPVLKFLLVLVIILAAPLLLNKIKVPHLLGLIIAGAIIGPNGFNVLSRDSSIVVTGTTGLLYIMFLAGLEIDMGDFKKNKWKSLTFGIYTFTVPFVLGYLGGYYLLHFSMLTSILFASLFSSHTLIAYPLVSKLGIAKNKAVNITVGGTMITDILALLVLAVIVGMSQGDVGTEFWVKLSVSFVVFALIVLIVFPIIGRWFFKRVDDKISQYIFVLVMIYLAAMLAELAGVEAIIGAFFAGLALNRLIPHTSSLMNRVEFVGNAIFIPFFLISVGMLIDFKVFFKSWETLEVAAIMLVASIGGKYLSAVATQKTFRLTKEEGKLIFGLSSASAAATLASVMVGYNIILSETETGEPVRLLNEHVLNGSILLILISCTISSFISMASAQKIAESDNEDTVSGNTHEEENILLAINHEATVERMVNLGILIKAHSNTEDLFALNVINEDKNESSVKNAEKLLHQAADAAAAADVKLQALKRYDNDVINGVNNVIKEQKITDLIIGLEDEKGFSPSFVYNLYNGYLQNDDVNVLVYHAAQPLSTIKKYAVMIPENAHQEAGFFHALLRVWNIARNSGATVVFYAPENIIDILQKIIKKANIEAEFIIMSTWQDGERTAAQLKDDEALIILMAKRGMKSYIPRMRLIPELLNRNLKDNNYLLIFPFSEYDKNSPEIRSVGNHGDFVEIGNVIQKIFK is encoded by the coding sequence ATGATTTTACTGAGTATACACAACCTGAGTCTTCCCATAGAAGATCCGGTACTGAAATTCCTGTTAGTACTGGTCATCATCCTTGCAGCACCATTGCTGCTTAATAAAATTAAAGTTCCCCACCTTTTGGGACTTATTATTGCCGGGGCCATCATTGGTCCGAACGGATTCAATGTATTGTCCAGAGACAGCAGTATTGTAGTAACCGGAACCACCGGACTTCTTTACATTATGTTTCTGGCCGGGCTTGAGATCGATATGGGCGACTTTAAAAAGAACAAATGGAAAAGTCTCACCTTTGGTATCTATACCTTTACAGTTCCTTTTGTATTAGGATATCTGGGTGGATATTACCTTCTTCACTTTTCAATGCTGACTTCCATTCTGTTTGCCAGTCTTTTTTCATCTCACACGCTTATCGCTTATCCATTGGTGAGTAAGTTGGGAATTGCGAAAAATAAAGCAGTTAACATCACCGTTGGTGGTACGATGATCACAGATATTCTTGCTTTATTGGTACTTGCTGTGATTGTGGGAATGTCTCAAGGTGATGTGGGAACAGAATTCTGGGTTAAATTATCGGTCTCTTTTGTCGTTTTTGCCCTCATTGTACTTATTGTATTCCCTATTATAGGACGATGGTTTTTCAAAAGAGTGGATGATAAAATTTCGCAGTATATTTTTGTACTGGTTATGATTTATCTGGCTGCTATGCTTGCTGAACTGGCTGGTGTAGAAGCTATCATCGGAGCATTCTTTGCCGGACTGGCGTTAAACAGACTTATCCCTCACACTTCTTCTTTGATGAACAGGGTTGAGTTTGTAGGAAATGCCATATTTATCCCGTTCTTTTTGATCAGTGTAGGAATGCTGATTGATTTTAAAGTTTTCTTTAAAAGCTGGGAAACACTTGAAGTTGCCGCAATTATGCTGGTTGCCTCTATCGGAGGAAAATACCTTTCTGCGGTGGCCACTCAGAAAACATTCAGACTAACCAAAGAGGAAGGAAAACTGATATTTGGATTAAGTTCCGCTTCGGCAGCAGCAACACTGGCTTCCGTAATGGTTGGATATAACATCATCCTTTCTGAAACCGAAACCGGAGAACCTGTAAGATTATTAAATGAACACGTACTGAACGGAAGTATTCTTCTTATCCTCATTTCATGTACGATCTCGTCTTTTATTTCCATGGCGAGTGCCCAGAAAATTGCTGAGAGTGATAACGAAGATACCGTTTCCGGAAATACCCATGAGGAAGAAAATATTCTCTTAGCCATCAACCACGAAGCCACTGTTGAGAGAATGGTGAATCTGGGAATTCTGATCAAAGCACATTCGAATACAGAAGATCTTTTTGCTTTGAATGTCATCAACGAAGACAAAAATGAATCTTCGGTAAAGAATGCGGAGAAACTTCTTCACCAGGCAGCAGATGCAGCCGCAGCGGCAGATGTAAAATTGCAGGCTTTAAAAAGATATGACAATGATGTCATCAACGGGGTCAATAATGTGATTAAAGAACAGAAAATAACGGATCTTATCATCGGATTGGAAGATGAAAAAGGGTTCTCCCCTTCTTTTGTGTATAACCTTTACAATGGTTATCTGCAGAATGATGATGTGAATGTGCTGGTTTACCATGCTGCACAACCGCTTTCCACCATTAAGAAATATGCGGTGATGATTCCTGAAAATGCTCATCAGGAAGCAGGGTTCTTCCATGCACTGCTGAGAGTCTGGAATATTGCCCGAAATTCCGGTGCTACAGTTGTTTTTTATGCTCCTGAAAATATTATTGATATTCTTCAGAAAATCATAAAGAAAGCCAATATAGAAGCTGAATTCATTATCATGAGCACATGGCAGGACGGAGAAAGAACCGCAGCACAGCTGAAAGATGATGAAGCCTTGATTATTCTGATGGCCAAGCGCGGTATGAAGTCATATATTCCAAGAATGAGACTGATCCCTGAACTGCTGAACAGGAATCTGAAAGACAATAATTACCTTCTGATTTTCCCTTTCTCGGAGTATGACAAAAACAGCCCGGAAATACGTTCTGTAGGAAATCACGGGGATTTTGTGGAGATTGGAAATGTGATTCAGAAGATTTTTAAATAA
- a CDS encoding DMT family transporter, with translation MKDYKLTLAVCTVAIVWGTTFLSIRVAVETIPAWFVAGIRQFLAAIIMFLILTYRKEFKWIGWTSLKYQLIFSLLMLVIANGMTTVAEEEVTSSLTSLISACSPILVFFGSMALGLQKFSWRAFTGVVLCFSGILFIFWDGINDLKNPDYALGILFLFIAIAGWASGTIFTKKLNIQSGNISLNLFYQFAFAGIIQIIFAFLFSEDYNFGNWSLKSISAMLYLSCFGSVAAFFAFHYALTKVSPVQVSILAYINTVISIFLSWLILDEKISAKFIIAAILIIVGVFVINYNPAMFKKQRIES, from the coding sequence TTGAAAGATTATAAACTTACACTGGCTGTATGTACCGTTGCTATTGTCTGGGGTACTACGTTTTTATCGATAAGGGTTGCGGTAGAAACAATACCCGCCTGGTTTGTCGCAGGAATACGTCAATTTCTTGCAGCGATTATCATGTTCCTTATTCTTACCTATAGAAAAGAATTCAAATGGATAGGCTGGACAAGTCTGAAGTATCAGTTGATCTTCTCTTTATTAATGCTTGTGATTGCAAACGGAATGACTACAGTAGCGGAAGAGGAAGTTACCAGCAGCCTTACTTCACTGATAAGTGCCTGCTCTCCTATCCTGGTGTTTTTCGGAAGTATGGCTTTAGGCCTGCAGAAATTCAGCTGGCGGGCTTTTACCGGAGTTGTTCTGTGTTTCAGCGGCATTCTTTTTATTTTCTGGGATGGCATTAATGATCTGAAAAATCCGGATTATGCACTGGGAATATTATTTTTATTCATTGCCATTGCGGGATGGGCTTCAGGAACTATTTTCACCAAAAAACTGAACATTCAAAGCGGGAATATCTCACTGAACCTCTTTTACCAGTTTGCCTTTGCGGGAATTATCCAGATTATTTTTGCCTTCCTTTTTTCAGAAGACTATAATTTCGGAAACTGGAGTCTGAAAAGTATTTCTGCGATGCTTTATTTATCGTGCTTCGGCTCTGTAGCTGCATTTTTTGCTTTTCATTATGCATTGACCAAAGTTTCTCCGGTTCAGGTATCCATATTGGCCTACATCAATACGGTAATTTCCATTTTTTTAAGCTGGCTGATTCTTGATGAAAAGATTTCTGCCAAATTCATCATTGCTGCCATACTTATTATTGTTGGGGTTTTTGTGATCAATTACAATCCGGCCATGTTTAAAAAACAAAGAATCGAGTCGTAA
- the purE gene encoding 5-(carboxyamino)imidazole ribonucleotide mutase, which translates to MVGIIMGSQSDLPIMEQAANFLKSLDIPYELTVVSAHRTPERMFDYAKTAKERGLKVIVAGAGGAAHLPGMVASCTTLPVIGVPILSSNSIDGWDSVLSILQMPGGIPVATVALNGALNAGILAAKILGSGNEEVAAKLQKYQDSLKDKVLGTVDDIKAQHPNHFDQ; encoded by the coding sequence ATGGTAGGAATTATTATGGGCAGTCAGAGTGATCTGCCGATTATGGAACAGGCTGCAAATTTTCTTAAAAGCCTTGATATCCCTTATGAATTGACAGTAGTTTCAGCGCACAGAACTCCGGAAAGAATGTTCGATTATGCAAAAACTGCTAAGGAAAGAGGGCTGAAGGTCATTGTAGCCGGAGCAGGTGGAGCAGCACATCTTCCGGGGATGGTGGCGAGTTGTACTACACTTCCGGTAATCGGGGTTCCTATTTTGTCCAGTAATTCTATAGACGGATGGGACTCTGTTTTATCTATCCTTCAGATGCCCGGTGGGATTCCGGTAGCTACCGTAGCTTTGAACGGAGCTTTGAATGCCGGGATTTTAGCTGCAAAAATTTTAGGAAGCGGTAATGAAGAAGTCGCTGCAAAACTTCAGAAATATCAGGATTCTTTAAAAGATAAAGTTCTGGGAACTGTGGATGATATTAAAGCACAGCACCCAAATCATTTTGATCAATAA
- a CDS encoding BspA family leucine-rich repeat surface protein: protein MLLRNFLVSFCITLVFMAKAQNEFITIWKPASTITQPITVSAPYQASSQQIWFPGIGENYDIYWEEVGYPQHNGSLLGVTSTKQVLIDFGTSIAEKNDAKYRVKVSNGNGVFQQIKFGDVQETQLPDQIFPIWQVNGSADKILEIEQWGNIVWTSMNNAFSQCKLVQITATDIPDLSNVEDASYMFYGTKSFTGASSMQNWDTSKVKHFRFMFALIFDTVISSVSDQFNPPYFNTWDMSSATDLSFMFAGRAHFNQTLNNWNVSSVTDMKWMFALCPNYNQPMDNWDTSSLEDIRFMFHFDSAFNQSLNHWNTSKITNMAHAIHGCTAYSHSLENWDMTKVTRIDQILKETPNFNHSLASWNLASVNNGAQALMQTGMDCENFSKTLAGWADNPNTANNVDLDIVAPLTYASNATDKRDILINKGWTMSGDTVGNCLLSSSDIKLRKKFLLYPNPAADDIHIEGLSDIKNYKIFDASGRLVLEGNPNKEMINIGSLPKGNYILQLILKDQTISSKFIKK from the coding sequence ATGTTACTCAGAAATTTTTTGGTAAGCTTTTGTATTACACTGGTATTCATGGCTAAAGCCCAGAATGAATTTATCACGATCTGGAAACCCGCTTCCACGATAACACAGCCAATTACTGTAAGTGCTCCCTATCAGGCAAGTTCCCAACAGATATGGTTTCCAGGAATTGGTGAAAACTATGATATCTATTGGGAAGAAGTAGGATATCCACAACACAACGGTTCCCTCCTCGGCGTAACCTCCACAAAACAGGTTCTTATCGACTTCGGTACGTCGATCGCAGAAAAAAATGATGCCAAATACAGAGTAAAAGTAAGTAACGGAAATGGCGTTTTTCAACAGATAAAATTCGGAGATGTACAGGAAACTCAGCTTCCGGATCAGATTTTCCCGATCTGGCAGGTCAACGGAAGCGCTGATAAGATCCTGGAAATAGAACAATGGGGAAACATTGTGTGGACATCGATGAACAATGCCTTCAGCCAATGTAAACTTGTTCAGATCACTGCTACAGACATTCCCGATCTAAGTAATGTTGAAGATGCTTCTTATATGTTTTATGGTACAAAAAGCTTTACAGGCGCAAGCTCCATGCAAAACTGGGATACTTCTAAGGTTAAGCATTTCAGATTTATGTTTGCTTTGATCTTTGACACCGTTATCAGCTCAGTTTCTGATCAGTTCAATCCTCCTTATTTTAATACTTGGGACATGTCCTCTGCAACTGATCTCAGTTTTATGTTTGCGGGAAGAGCACATTTTAACCAGACCTTAAACAACTGGAACGTTTCGAGCGTAACGGATATGAAATGGATGTTTGCTCTTTGCCCAAACTATAATCAACCAATGGATAACTGGGATACCTCAAGCCTTGAAGACATCCGTTTTATGTTCCATTTTGATTCTGCCTTTAACCAATCTTTAAACCATTGGAACACTTCTAAAATTACCAATATGGCACATGCTATTCATGGCTGCACGGCCTATAGTCATTCCCTTGAAAACTGGGATATGACCAAGGTTACCAGAATAGACCAGATTCTTAAGGAAACACCCAACTTTAATCATTCCCTTGCAAGCTGGAATCTTGCCAGCGTTAATAACGGGGCCCAGGCTTTGATGCAGACAGGAATGGATTGTGAAAATTTCAGTAAAACACTGGCAGGATGGGCAGATAATCCTAATACTGCCAATAATGTTGATTTAGACATTGTAGCCCCTTTGACTTATGCTTCCAATGCAACAGATAAAAGGGATATTCTTATTAATAAAGGATGGACGATGTCTGGTGATACGGTAGGAAACTGCTTACTATCTTCATCAGACATAAAGCTCAGAAAGAAATTTCTGCTTTATCCTAATCCTGCCGCAGATGATATCCATATTGAAGGATTAAGTGATATTAAAAATTACAAAATTTTTGATGCAAGTGGAAGACTTGTACTGGAAGGAAATCCTAATAAAGAAATGATCAATATAGGATCGTTACCGAAAGGAAATTATATTTTGCAGCTCATTTTGAAAGATCAGACCATTTCTTCAAAATTCATTAAAAAATAA
- a CDS encoding BspA family leucine-rich repeat surface protein, producing MILKKIPTLIFLLLLFLAKAQNEFITIWKPASTVLPAVNVDAPYQATTQQIWFPGIGDNYDIYWEEVGYPQHNGSLLDVTSTKQVLIDFGTSIAEKNDAKYRVKVTNGNGMFRQIKFGTAQLFPGPEQIIPIWQINGSSDKILEIEQWGNISWTTMNGAFSLCRLMELTATDTPNLNNVEDASFMFYGTTSFKGASSMQNWDTSKIKNFSFMFSLLFDTPPAAGLTEQFNPPYLDSWNMSSATNLSYMFGNRKVFNQSLNSWDVSQVTDMSWMFGQCLSFNQRLDNWDTSSLEDMHFMLHMIPVFNQPLNWNTSKVTNMAHIFHGCTSFNQSLENWDMTKVKRIDDILNGATNYNQPLGNWNLVSLINGAGSLTLSGLNCENYSKTLVGWADNPNTANNISLGSLTVLKYAPNVSDKRDILINKGWSFVGDTPGSCLLSLSDIKLNKKPLLYPNPAVDDIHIDGIADIKAYKIYDASGRLVKEGNPNNDIINVSTLPKGNYMIQLVMKEKTVSSKFIKK from the coding sequence ATGATTCTAAAGAAAATTCCAACACTCATTTTTCTTTTGTTACTATTTCTCGCAAAGGCACAAAATGAATTTATCACTATCTGGAAGCCGGCCTCTACTGTATTACCGGCGGTAAATGTAGACGCTCCGTACCAGGCAACCACACAACAGATATGGTTTCCCGGGATTGGCGATAATTATGATATTTATTGGGAGGAAGTGGGCTATCCTCAGCACAATGGCTCCCTCCTCGATGTAACTTCCACAAAACAGGTTCTTATCGACTTTGGTACATCAATCGCAGAAAAAAATGATGCCAAATACAGGGTGAAAGTTACGAATGGTAACGGAATGTTCAGGCAGATAAAATTCGGAACTGCTCAATTATTTCCTGGTCCTGAGCAAATCATTCCTATCTGGCAGATCAATGGAAGTTCAGATAAGATACTGGAAATAGAGCAATGGGGTAATATTTCATGGACTACGATGAACGGTGCCTTTAGTCTGTGCAGGCTTATGGAGCTTACGGCAACCGATACTCCCAATCTTAATAATGTGGAGGATGCTTCTTTCATGTTTTATGGCACAACCAGCTTTAAGGGTGCCAGTTCTATGCAAAACTGGGATACATCGAAAATTAAGAATTTCAGCTTTATGTTTTCACTTTTATTTGATACGCCCCCAGCAGCCGGGCTGACTGAGCAATTCAACCCGCCTTATCTTGACAGCTGGAATATGTCTTCTGCTACCAACCTCAGCTATATGTTTGGAAACAGAAAAGTTTTTAACCAGTCTCTTAATAGCTGGGACGTTTCCCAGGTGACCGATATGAGCTGGATGTTCGGGCAGTGTTTAAGTTTTAATCAACGTCTGGATAACTGGGATACCTCAAGCCTTGAAGATATGCACTTTATGCTTCACATGATTCCTGTCTTCAATCAGCCTTTAAACTGGAATACTTCAAAAGTGACCAATATGGCGCATATATTTCATGGCTGTACATCATTTAATCAGTCTTTAGAAAATTGGGACATGACCAAAGTAAAGAGAATAGATGATATACTGAATGGTGCAACGAATTACAATCAGCCATTAGGAAACTGGAATTTGGTTTCACTTATTAATGGTGCAGGCTCTTTAACACTGTCAGGACTTAATTGTGAAAATTACAGCAAAACACTCGTGGGATGGGCAGACAACCCCAATACAGCAAACAATATCTCATTAGGTTCCTTAACAGTACTAAAATATGCTCCCAATGTATCAGACAAAAGAGATATTCTGATCAATAAAGGGTGGTCATTTGTAGGTGATACTCCAGGAAGCTGCTTATTATCTTTATCGGATATAAAGCTGAACAAAAAGCCTCTGCTTTATCCTAACCCTGCAGTGGATGATATTCACATTGATGGAATAGCTGATATTAAGGCATATAAAATTTATGATGCCAGCGGAAGACTTGTAAAAGAAGGAAATCCTAATAATGATATCATCAATGTAAGCACTCTGCCAAAAGGAAATTATATGATACAACTTGTCATGAAAGAAAAAACGGTTTCTTCAAAATTCATTAAAAAATAA
- the yiaA gene encoding inner membrane protein YiaA — protein MKKQRVSNAFVAASWVALGAGMIGFIVGLARAEMLLNEKGYYFTILLYGLFAVVSLQKAVRDRLENIQVTDIYYGICWFATLSSIVLLAIGLWNATILPSEKGFYAFAFLLALFGAIAVQKNTRDNMLQE, from the coding sequence ATGAAAAAACAAAGAGTATCGAATGCATTTGTGGCTGCGTCGTGGGTAGCATTGGGAGCAGGAATGATCGGCTTTATTGTCGGTCTTGCAAGAGCAGAAATGCTGCTGAATGAGAAAGGATATTATTTCACCATCCTTCTTTATGGCTTATTTGCTGTGGTTTCGTTACAGAAAGCAGTACGTGACAGATTAGAAAACATTCAGGTAACCGATATTTATTATGGAATCTGCTGGTTTGCAACATTATCATCGATTGTACTACTGGCCATCGGACTTTGGAATGCCACCATCCTTCCAAGTGAAAAAGGTTTTTATGCCTTTGCCTTTCTACTGGCACTCTTCGGAGCTATTGCAGTTCAGAAAAACACCCGTGATAATATGCTTCAGGAATAA